GGCCGGCGCCGCTCCCTCCCTCACCGACGAGCCCCTGGACCCCGACAAGGCGTTCCGACCGCAGGCGCGCCTCGTGGCCGGGGAGCCCGCGCCCGGCGCCGGCATGGAGCGCCATGGCATCGACATCGAATACCGGATCGCCCCCGGCTACTACCTGTATCGAAGCCGCCTGCGCTTCGAGGTGTCGCCACCCACGCTCCTCACCGGCCCTGCCGAGCTTCCACCGGGCATTGAAGTTGATGATCAATTTCTTGGAAAATCGGCGATCTTCCGTGAAAGTGTGACTATCCACCTGCCATTTGTCGTAAGCGTCGTAAAGGCTGGGAGGTACAGGATCAGGATTACCGCGCAAGGGTGCGCAGAGGAGCGCATCTGCTATTCCCCGTTCCACCAGGAAGTGGAACTGAACATTCCGCCGGGATACCGCGTCACGGACGCCCCCGGGCCACCGCCTTCGCGAGACATGCCGCGGTGAGGCGCTGGCTGCCCTTCGCGGGGATCGGCCTGCTGGCGGCCCTGGCCGGCGTTTCCTTCTGGCTCGCCGACCGTAACGCTACGGCACCCGACATCCAGGCGGGCCCCGTGGACGCAAGCCCGGCGGCGATCCTGACCGCCCGGTTTACCGACGGGGAGGGCCGACCGCGAACGCTGGGGGAATTCTCGGGAAAGGTCGTGGTGGTCAACTTCTGGGCGACGTGGTGCACGCCCTGCCGGGAGGAAATGCCGGGGTTCGTGAAACTGCAGGCGCGCTGGCAGGGGCGAGGTGTCCAGTTCGTGGGGCTTGCCCAGGACGAGCCGGCCAAAGTCGCCGCTTTCGGCCGGGAGCTGGGCATCAACTACCCGCTATGGCTGGGGGAGGCGGAAGTGATGGGCCTGTCGCGCCGCCTCGGCAACCGGCTCGGCGTGCTGCCGCACACGGTCCTCCTCGATTCGCAGGGGCGCGTCGCCGAATCGCGCATCGGGATCTTTTCCGAGGCCCTGCTCGAGTCCCGTCTCTCAGCCATGACTGGAAAGTAGGCGTAAGTTCGCTTAAAAGTCTCGAACTCCCGCAAAACATCCACCATCACCGCCCGGCAGTTCAGCAATGCGTCGACACCAAGCGCGATCCATGCCGGAGACGCCCGGGCGCCAATCGGCCACTCCGCGAGCTTGACGCAAGTTCGCCGAAAGCTGGACATCGTGCGCCGACTTCCGGCAAACTCCCCAGTCATGTCCGGAATCCTGGTTCTTCACGGACCCAACCTCAACTTGCTGGGATCCCGCGAGCCCGACCTCTACGGCCGGGTGACCCTGGCTGATATCGACCGTCAGCTCGTCGAGCGCGGGCGGGCGGCCGGGGTAGTCGTCCTGACCTTCCAGAACAACGCGGAAGCCCCCCTTATCGAACGCATACATGCGGCGAAAAGCGACGAAACTGCCTTCATCATCATCAATCCTGCGGCATTTACCCATACCAGCGTTGCGTTGCGCGACGCCCTCGCGGCTGTGGCCATCCCGTTCATCGAGGTCCATCTCTCGAACGTCCACGCCCGCGAGCCTTTCCGGAAGCACTCCTATTTCACCGACCTCGCGGTCGGCGTGATTTCCGGACTGGGCGCGCAAGGCTATGAACTGGCATTGGAGGCCGCCCTCTCCCGCCTTGCTCCCACGAAGGGCTAGGACGCGAGGTCCCGGAGGACCCCGATGGATCTGAGAAAGCTGAAGAAACTGATCGACCTGGTGCAGGAATCCGGCATCGGAGAGCTTGAGATCACCGAAGGCGAGGAACGGGTGCGCATCAGCCGAGCCGGCGCCAATGCCCCGGTGGTGATGGCGTCCCAGGCCCCGATGGGCATGATTGCGGCCCCCGGTTCAACCGGCCCGTCCGCACCGGCCCCGGAGTTGCCGGCGGCCCCCACCGGGCACACGCTCAAGTCGCCGATGGTGGGCACCTTCTACCGCTCCGCTTCGCCCGGCGCACCTTCCTTCGTCGAAGTCGGCCAGGTGGTGATCAAGGGGCAGACGCTCTGCATCATCGAGGCGATGAAGCTCCTGAACGAGATCGAGAGCGACGCGGCCGGCACCGTGAAGGCAATCCTCGTCGAGAACGGCCAGCCTGTCGAATACGGACAGCCGCTCTTCCTGATCGAGTAGTGCCCGCACCTTCCCCCAAGATGTTCGAGAAGATCCTCATCGCCAACCGCGGCGAGATCGCGCTTCGCATCCAGCGGGCATGCCGCGAAATGGGCATCAAGACGGTGGCCATCCATTCCGAGGCCGACGCCGACGCCAAATACGTGATGCTCGCCGACGAGTCGGTCTGCATCGGGCCGCCGCCCGCGCGTGACAGCTACCTGAACATCCCCGCCATCATCAGCGCGGCGGAGGTCACCGACGCGCAGGCGATCCACCCCGGTTACGGGTTTCTTTCGGAAAATGCCGACTTCGCCGAGCGGGTCGAGAACTCGGGCTTCGTCTTCATCGGGCCGACCGCGGCGTCCATCCGGATGATGGGCGACAAGGTGGCGGCCAAGGTGGCCATGAAGCGCGTGGGAATCCCTTGCGTGCCCGGCTCCGACGGGCCGCTGCCCGAAGACCCGAAGGAAATCCGGCGCCTGGCGGCACTCGTCGGCTACCCCGTCATCGTCAAGGCGGCCGGCGGCGGCGGCGGGCGCGGCATGCGTGTCGTGCATACGGAGGCGGCGCTCGTGAACGCGGTGAACACCACCCGCACCGAGGCGCAGAACGCCTTCGGCAACCCCACCGTGTACCTCGAGAAGTTCCTCGAGAACCCGCGCCACGTCGAGATCCAGGTGATGGCCGATGAGCACCGCGCGGCGGTCTACCTGGGCGAGCGCGACTGCTCCATGCAGCGGCGCCACCAGAAGATCATCGAGGAGGCGCCGGCGCCCGGCATCAAGCCGCGACTCATCGAGCGCATCGGGGAGCGCTGTGCGGATGCCTGCCGCAAGCTCGGCTACCGCGGCGCCGGCACCTTCGAGTTTCTCTACGAGAGCGACGAGTTCTTCTTCATCGAGATGAACACGCGCGTGCAGGTCGAGCACCCCGTGACCGAGATGGTGACCGGCATCGACATCGTGCAGGAGCAGATCCGGGTCGCGGCCGGGATGAAGCTTCGCTACCGGCAGCGCGACATCGTGAAGCGCGGTCACGCGATCGAGTGCCGGATCAACGCCGAGAACCCGGTGACCTTCGTGCCCTCGCCGGGCCGAATCACGCAATACCATACGCCCGGCGGCCCCGGCATCCGCTACGACTCGCACGCCTACGCCAACTACTACGTGCCGCCGCACTACGACTCGCTCGTGGGCAAGCTCATCGCCCACGG
The sequence above is a segment of the Betaproteobacteria bacterium genome. Coding sequences within it:
- the accC gene encoding acetyl-CoA carboxylase biotin carboxylase subunit, whose translation is MFEKILIANRGEIALRIQRACREMGIKTVAIHSEADADAKYVMLADESVCIGPPPARDSYLNIPAIISAAEVTDAQAIHPGYGFLSENADFAERVENSGFVFIGPTAASIRMMGDKVAAKVAMKRVGIPCVPGSDGPLPEDPKEIRRLAALVGYPVIVKAAGGGGGRGMRVVHTEAALVNAVNTTRTEAQNAFGNPTVYLEKFLENPRHVEIQVMADEHRAAVYLGERDCSMQRRHQKIIEEAPAPGIKPRLIERIGERCADACRKLGYRGAGTFEFLYESDEFFFIEMNTRVQVEHPVTEMVTGIDIVQEQIRVAAGMKLRYRQRDIVKRGHAIECRINAENPVTFVPSPGRITQYHTPGGPGIRYDSHAYANYYVPPHYDSLVGKLIAHGDTREQAIARMRIALSEMVIEGIQTNIPLHQELMNDAAFIRGGMSIHYLEEKMAALKSILPEG
- a CDS encoding TlpA family protein disulfide reductase is translated as MRRWLPFAGIGLLAALAGVSFWLADRNATAPDIQAGPVDASPAAILTARFTDGEGRPRTLGEFSGKVVVVNFWATWCTPCREEMPGFVKLQARWQGRGVQFVGLAQDEPAKVAAFGRELGINYPLWLGEAEVMGLSRRLGNRLGVLPHTVLLDSQGRVAESRIGIFSEALLESRLSAMTGK
- a CDS encoding acetyl-CoA carboxylase biotin carboxyl carrier protein, translated to MDLRKLKKLIDLVQESGIGELEITEGEERVRISRAGANAPVVMASQAPMGMIAAPGSTGPSAPAPELPAAPTGHTLKSPMVGTFYRSASPGAPSFVEVGQVVIKGQTLCIIEAMKLLNEIESDAAGTVKAILVENGQPVEYGQPLFLIE
- the aroQ gene encoding type II 3-dehydroquinate dehydratase, with product MSGILVLHGPNLNLLGSREPDLYGRVTLADIDRQLVERGRAAGVVVLTFQNNAEAPLIERIHAAKSDETAFIIINPAAFTHTSVALRDALAAVAIPFIEVHLSNVHAREPFRKHSYFTDLAVGVISGLGAQGYELALEAALSRLAPTKG
- a CDS encoding protein-disulfide reductase DsbD N-terminal domain-containing protein translates to MKRFIPILALVIMTGAAGAAPSLTDEPLDPDKAFRPQARLVAGEPAPGAGMERHGIDIEYRIAPGYYLYRSRLRFEVSPPTLLTGPAELPPGIEVDDQFLGKSAIFRESVTIHLPFVVSVVKAGRYRIRITAQGCAEERICYSPFHQEVELNIPPGYRVTDAPGPPPSRDMPR